The following proteins come from a genomic window of Mariniflexile sp. TRM1-10:
- a CDS encoding M28 family peptidase, translating to MRLFSLATLLISSMLFAQQVEKSKIAIKYAETITVDDLRDNLNILASDALEGRETGTRGQKMAAAFISSDFESNGLLAPVDREINDSYFQTFKLFASSPAEGYIRINDKTYTANTDFFYSGNPINMEELESKLVFLGTGEREDFLKQDLRGKSVFVLNKDMQKMRGILHLADSLSINAIFTPLAQTESEFQNITTRVKGFFEQTQITLSDPAQVKTPTIGSVYLSPQLTEFLLGKSISELQAWIDSKKSYKSIKAKPFKYKINKKVKTIESENVLGMIEGTDLKDEVIVISCHYDHIGITNGEINNGADDDGSGTSAIMEMSEAFAQAVKDGNGPRRTLLFIAFTGEEKGLLGSEHYADHPIIPLENTIVNLNIDMIGRKDDPHPNNDNYVYLVGSDKLSGQLHNISEAVNSAYFNLDLDYTYNDENHPDRIYYRSDHWNFAKNNIPVIFYTNGFHPDYHKPTDTVDKIEFELLKKRTQLVFYTAWELANRNDRPLVDKKN from the coding sequence ATGAGACTTTTCAGTTTGGCAACTTTGCTTATATCATCAATGTTGTTTGCCCAGCAGGTTGAAAAAAGTAAAATAGCCATAAAATATGCAGAAACCATTACGGTTGATGATTTAAGGGATAACCTAAATATTCTAGCGTCAGATGCTTTGGAAGGACGTGAAACAGGAACACGAGGCCAAAAAATGGCAGCTGCTTTTATAAGCAGCGATTTTGAATCCAATGGCTTACTTGCCCCAGTGGATAGAGAAATAAATGATTCTTATTTTCAGACTTTTAAACTCTTTGCATCATCGCCGGCAGAGGGTTATATAAGAATAAACGATAAGACCTATACGGCTAATACCGATTTCTTTTACTCAGGGAATCCTATAAATATGGAAGAATTGGAGTCTAAGCTCGTTTTCTTAGGAACAGGGGAAAGGGAAGATTTTCTTAAACAGGACCTAAGAGGGAAATCCGTGTTTGTTTTAAACAAAGATATGCAAAAAATGAGGGGTATACTGCATTTGGCGGATAGCCTTAGTATAAATGCTATTTTCACGCCTTTAGCCCAAACGGAAAGTGAGTTTCAAAATATAACCACAAGAGTGAAGGGCTTTTTTGAACAAACTCAAATCACACTATCAGATCCGGCCCAAGTTAAAACACCCACTATTGGTTCGGTGTATTTATCACCACAGTTAACCGAGTTTCTTCTGGGTAAATCCATAAGTGAATTACAGGCATGGATAGATAGTAAAAAAAGTTATAAAAGCATAAAAGCAAAACCCTTTAAATATAAGATCAATAAGAAAGTAAAAACCATTGAATCCGAAAATGTATTGGGAATGATCGAAGGTACCGACCTAAAAGATGAGGTAATAGTCATTTCCTGCCATTACGACCACATAGGTATTACAAATGGAGAAATCAACAATGGAGCCGATGATGATGGTTCAGGAACTTCTGCCATTATGGAAATGTCTGAAGCATTTGCACAAGCCGTCAAAGATGGTAACGGACCAAGAAGAACTTTGTTGTTTATAGCATTTACAGGAGAGGAAAAGGGTTTGTTAGGTTCAGAACATTATGCGGACCATCCTATTATACCCTTGGAAAATACTATTGTGAATTTGAATATCGACATGATTGGTAGAAAAGATGATCCACATCCCAACAATGACAATTATGTGTATTTGGTGGGGTCGGACAAGCTTTCCGGTCAACTCCATAACATCAGCGAAGCAGTTAATAGCGCCTATTTCAATTTAGATTTGGATTATACCTATAATGACGAAAATCATCCAGATCGTATTTATTACAGATCCGATCATTGGAATTTTGCCAAAAACAACATTCCCGTTATTTTCTATACCAATGGATTTCATCCAGATTATCATAAACCAACCGATACCGTCGATAAAATTGAATTTGAATTGTTAAAGAAAAGAACCCAGCTTGTATTTTATACGGCTTGGGAATTGGCGAATAGAAATGATAGACCCCTAGTGGACAAAAAGAACTAG
- a CDS encoding TlpA disulfide reductase family protein translates to MKKIRIHTFIMLMAMSFLYNCNGKQDKTNRQQNDGYSVHGTIKGLQDGKIYLNHNDVVSRTSKVLDSASIKDGKFTFTGFIDHPDQVTLVSGDKYIRFFLENTEIEIFADVTIPVERYEGIKATIKGSKLNDLYQEQQAKEKAIVEQEKYAELSKLEKAYQKAQQERDREEGKKIYEALEKFKDLSSERSKELMNSKVKFIDKHPNSPVAPEVLGYMFSESSLSRNQMDDIMGKLSGDAKNTSMYHYFDDEYQAIKRTSPGEKAPEFTLKTPNGEDFSLSDIKDKYILIDFWASWCKPCRASYPHLKKVYSKYKDKGFEVLAVSTDSDHEAWKKAIKEDQTTWIHVVDTFNRPGFPSDTGTLYAVPFLPTTYLLDKNGVILAKNLSPDELDQKMKELFGY, encoded by the coding sequence ATGAAAAAAATACGTATTCATACATTCATAATGTTAATGGCAATGTCATTCTTGTATAACTGCAACGGTAAACAAGATAAAACAAACCGCCAACAAAACGATGGCTATAGTGTTCACGGAACCATCAAAGGGCTACAAGATGGAAAAATTTATCTAAATCACAACGATGTTGTTTCTAGAACTTCAAAGGTATTGGACAGTGCATCAATAAAAGATGGGAAATTTACTTTTACGGGATTTATAGACCATCCAGATCAAGTGACTTTAGTAAGTGGCGATAAGTATATAAGATTCTTTTTAGAGAATACTGAAATTGAAATTTTTGCAGATGTGACGATACCTGTTGAAAGATATGAAGGAATAAAAGCTACAATAAAAGGTTCCAAGTTAAATGATTTATATCAAGAGCAGCAGGCCAAGGAAAAAGCTATAGTGGAACAGGAAAAATACGCTGAACTATCAAAACTGGAAAAAGCATATCAAAAGGCGCAACAAGAGAGAGACAGGGAAGAAGGTAAGAAAATTTATGAAGCTTTAGAAAAGTTTAAAGATCTATCCAGTGAACGTTCCAAAGAACTGATGAACTCCAAAGTCAAATTTATTGACAAGCATCCAAATTCACCTGTTGCACCTGAAGTACTGGGTTATATGTTTTCAGAAAGTTCTTTATCCAGAAATCAAATGGATGATATTATGGGTAAATTATCAGGAGATGCCAAGAATACCAGTATGTACCATTATTTTGATGACGAATACCAAGCTATTAAACGTACAAGTCCCGGAGAAAAAGCACCTGAATTCACGCTCAAAACACCTAATGGAGAAGACTTTTCTTTGTCTGATATTAAAGATAAATACATATTGATCGATTTTTGGGCATCATGGTGCAAGCCATGTCGCGCATCTTATCCCCATTTAAAGAAAGTGTATTCAAAATATAAAGACAAGGGGTTTGAAGTGTTAGCGGTATCTACAGACAGTGATCACGAAGCATGGAAAAAAGCCATTAAAGAAGACCAAACTACTTGGATTCATGTGGTAGATACTTTTAACCGTCCCGGATTTCCATCAGACACAGGTACGCTTTATGCGGTTCCTTTTTTACCAACAACCTATTTGTTAGATAAAAATGGTGTGATTTTAGCCAAAAATTTATCACCAGATGAGTTGGATCAAAAAATGAAAGAATTGTTCGGTTATTAA
- a CDS encoding protein-disulfide reductase DsbD domain-containing protein yields the protein MRKTIKISFILVCSLISTLTFSQNQMDDGFKQLVNEASNKLGVSQPNMSDPVTVNAVVVWNKAKDKIAVVVKASILYGWHIYAFVPKTAPYLKSKLVLEIPDNVIPISDWQKPATFLMENNMYVYKGDIVFTRYFSVHRKMKGVAINTGLFYQTCDLKQCLPPQSKTLTLSL from the coding sequence ATGAGAAAAACTATTAAGATTAGTTTCATTCTGGTTTGCAGCCTAATTTCTACTTTGACTTTTTCACAAAACCAAATGGATGATGGTTTTAAGCAATTAGTAAATGAAGCATCTAATAAATTAGGGGTAAGTCAGCCAAATATGTCAGATCCTGTTACAGTAAATGCAGTGGTTGTTTGGAACAAAGCAAAGGACAAAATTGCTGTCGTTGTAAAGGCATCTATACTATATGGATGGCATATATATGCATTTGTGCCAAAAACAGCCCCTTATTTAAAATCAAAACTAGTTCTTGAAATACCTGACAATGTAATTCCAATATCTGATTGGCAAAAACCGGCAACTTTTTTAATGGAGAATAATATGTATGTGTATAAGGGTGATATTGTATTTACAAGATATTTTTCTGTTCATAGAAAAATGAAAGGAGTGGCAATAAATACAGGTCTTTTTTATCAAACTTGTGATTTAAAACAATGTTTGCCTCCACAATCTAAAACACTAACATTAAGTCTATGA
- a CDS encoding M16 family metallopeptidase — MKSNTYLKALLFLSLMAFAIGKTNAQDHISKFSKVQELGGIEEYLYAPNGMNLLLVQDNSAPVVTVQIVYRVGSKHEVTGNTGSTHLLEHLMFKGTPTFNKRNGNSIFNVLQGIGAQMNATTWNDRTNYYETIPSDKIETALHIEADRMRNSLLLKEDKDAEMTVVRNEFERGENNPNQVLSKEIWATAYMAHPYHHSTIGWRSDIENMPIEVLQDFYNTYYWPDNATLTIIGDFQKENLFKLVDKYFGNITKAPHNMPQPYTEEPEQLGPRRVTVKKPGQQAIVTMGYKIPGMLHEDLPALNVLSQIIGSGTSSIINKTFVDNGTALYGYASASQFKEVGLFTISLGFAPEKKHEDINADMLDMVEKVKKEGVLQEDVDRIVAKLSAQTILSRDGSGSIAGQLTEAIAGGDWKDYITGTERLSKVSAEDVKRVANTYLKEDQSTTGYFVPQIPGSNNQNDAQPVQFTPQEGKYFFRAPSLQNHEEKTGTPYMALAETSPAYETLEVSDKGNKFEREQVAGIDVISAKTGAKDFVTVSASFPIGNYLNTGKNEEIPSLTAQMLSKGTLKNDKFKFSEKLEKLGVSLNVNASTYTINISFKSLKKDVHTVMTLLAEELRYPLFDAKEFDLLKTQRINSLKQSLTDPETQGNIALLQAMYPKGHPNYQADTETTIKNIEAVTLEDLKTFHKTYFGPAGMHLVAVGDVDTKQLYASINNAFKGWKGGVTTKAVVTEPSKANAVTKVITIPQKPSANMYIGQYTGIERNHKNFIPFYIGTNILGGGFSGRLMQTVRDRDGLTYGIYASHSGHTNAGGYWNVEATFNPSLFQKGLDATMIEIKKWVKDGVTEKELAITKTNLTGSFKVGMATTAGLSRTILSFVERGLEPSYMDQYPKDIEAATLEQVNDAIKKYIDLDKLILIKSGSLDENGQPLE; from the coding sequence ATGAAATCAAATACCTATTTAAAAGCCCTTTTGTTTTTGTCCCTAATGGCATTTGCCATAGGAAAGACAAATGCCCAAGATCACATTTCTAAGTTCAGCAAAGTCCAGGAGTTGGGAGGCATAGAAGAATACCTATACGCCCCCAATGGCATGAACCTATTATTGGTTCAGGACAATTCGGCACCAGTAGTAACGGTACAGATAGTATATCGTGTTGGCTCGAAGCACGAAGTAACGGGTAATACGGGTTCTACCCATCTGTTGGAACATCTCATGTTTAAAGGCACACCAACTTTTAATAAACGGAATGGTAACTCGATATTTAATGTATTGCAAGGCATTGGTGCCCAAATGAATGCCACAACATGGAACGATAGGACAAACTACTACGAAACCATCCCGAGCGACAAGATAGAAACGGCACTTCATATAGAAGCAGATAGAATGCGTAATTCTTTATTACTTAAAGAAGATAAGGATGCCGAAATGACCGTAGTAAGGAATGAATTTGAACGTGGAGAAAATAATCCGAATCAAGTTTTAAGTAAAGAAATATGGGCAACGGCCTACATGGCACACCCATATCACCACAGTACTATTGGATGGCGTTCAGATATTGAAAATATGCCCATAGAAGTATTACAGGATTTTTACAATACATATTACTGGCCAGACAATGCAACCCTAACAATTATCGGCGATTTTCAAAAGGAAAATCTATTCAAACTTGTAGATAAATATTTTGGTAACATTACCAAAGCGCCACATAACATGCCTCAGCCATATACAGAAGAGCCAGAGCAATTGGGTCCAAGAAGAGTCACGGTTAAAAAACCGGGGCAACAAGCCATTGTTACCATGGGTTATAAAATTCCAGGAATGTTACATGAAGATTTACCGGCTTTGAATGTTTTAAGCCAAATAATAGGAAGCGGCACGTCATCCATAATAAACAAAACATTTGTGGACAACGGTACCGCACTTTACGGTTATGCAAGTGCATCTCAATTTAAAGAAGTTGGTCTGTTTACCATATCACTAGGGTTTGCTCCAGAAAAAAAACATGAAGATATCAATGCGGACATGCTGGACATGGTAGAAAAAGTCAAAAAAGAAGGAGTGCTGCAAGAAGATGTGGACCGTATCGTAGCAAAGTTAAGTGCACAGACCATTCTGTCCAGGGACGGTTCCGGTAGCATTGCGGGCCAACTTACCGAAGCTATAGCAGGAGGCGATTGGAAAGACTATATTACGGGAACTGAAAGGTTAAGTAAAGTAAGCGCAGAAGATGTAAAACGTGTAGCCAATACGTATTTAAAAGAAGACCAAAGTACCACAGGCTATTTTGTGCCCCAAATACCAGGGTCAAATAACCAAAACGATGCACAGCCTGTTCAGTTTACACCACAAGAAGGTAAATATTTCTTCAGAGCCCCTAGTTTACAGAACCACGAAGAAAAAACTGGAACACCTTATATGGCATTAGCGGAAACAAGCCCTGCTTATGAAACCCTGGAAGTTTCAGATAAAGGAAATAAGTTCGAAAGAGAACAAGTCGCTGGAATTGATGTAATCTCAGCCAAAACAGGCGCTAAAGACTTTGTAACGGTAAGTGCCAGTTTTCCAATAGGAAATTATCTAAACACAGGCAAAAACGAAGAAATACCGAGCCTAACAGCCCAAATGTTGAGTAAGGGCACACTAAAGAATGACAAGTTTAAATTCTCTGAAAAACTTGAAAAACTGGGAGTGTCCCTAAACGTAAACGCATCAACATATACCATTAACATCAGTTTTAAAAGCCTAAAAAAAGATGTGCACACGGTAATGACATTATTGGCAGAAGAACTCAGGTACCCATTGTTCGATGCCAAGGAATTTGATTTATTAAAAACACAGCGTATCAACAGTTTAAAACAAAGCCTTACAGACCCAGAAACTCAAGGGAACATTGCGCTGTTACAGGCCATGTACCCAAAAGGACACCCCAACTATCAAGCAGATACGGAAACAACCATCAAAAATATAGAGGCCGTTACTTTGGAAGATTTAAAAACGTTCCATAAAACCTATTTTGGACCAGCGGGAATGCATTTGGTAGCCGTGGGCGATGTGGACACAAAGCAGCTTTATGCCTCCATAAACAACGCCTTTAAAGGATGGAAAGGCGGTGTAACAACCAAAGCAGTCGTTACAGAGCCCAGTAAGGCAAATGCAGTTACAAAAGTTATAACAATACCACAAAAGCCCAGTGCAAATATGTACATAGGCCAATATACGGGCATTGAGAGAAACCATAAGAATTTCATACCCTTTTATATCGGGACAAATATTTTAGGAGGCGGTTTTTCGGGAAGATTAATGCAGACCGTAAGGGATAGGGATGGCCTCACTTATGGAATCTATGCGAGCCATTCCGGCCATACCAATGCAGGCGGTTATTGGAACGTAGAAGCAACGTTTAACCCTTCCCTGTTCCAGAAAGGATTGGATGCCACTATGATTGAGATAAAAAAATGGGTAAAAGATGGAGTTACCGAAAAAGAATTGGCAATCACAAAAACAAACCTAACGGGAAGCTTTAAGGTAGGTATGGCAACAACGGCAGGATTATCAAGAACCATATTGAGTTTTGTTGAGCGAGGGCTGGAACCAAGTTATATGGACCAGTACCCTAAAGATATCGAAGCGGCCACTTTAGAGCAAGTGAATGATGCCATTAAAAAGTACATTGATCTGGATAAGTTGATCCTAATAAAATCAGGTTCCTTGGATGAAAACGGCCAGCCACTGGAATAA
- a CDS encoding protein-disulfide reductase DsbD domain-containing protein: protein MKKAIIFITLLIYATGSAQILEPVKWTTSVTKISNTEYELVAMATIEKNWHLYSQTVPDDGPIPTNFTFEGSGNYLKKGNTTEEKGHTIDDPIFDMKITYFENKASFKQRIKLKEKVPFKVNATVEFMVCDDSRCLPPTEVDLVFNIK from the coding sequence ATGAAAAAAGCAATCATCTTCATTACACTATTAATTTATGCCACAGGTAGCGCCCAAATCCTTGAGCCGGTAAAATGGACCACCTCGGTAACCAAAATTTCGAATACGGAGTATGAACTAGTGGCCATGGCCACCATAGAAAAAAATTGGCACCTGTATTCACAAACGGTTCCGGATGATGGCCCCATACCCACAAACTTCACCTTTGAGGGCAGTGGCAATTACCTAAAAAAGGGAAATACCACTGAAGAGAAAGGGCATACCATAGACGACCCCATATTTGATATGAAGATCACATATTTTGAGAACAAGGCTTCCTTTAAACAACGCATAAAGCTCAAGGAAAAAGTCCCATTTAAGGTAAACGCAACGGTCGAGTTTATGGTTTGTGACGACAGTAGGTGCTTGCCGCCTACCGAAGTAGATCTAGTGTTCAATATAAAATAA
- a CDS encoding protein-disulfide reductase DsbD family protein, translated as MKRLLLTLSVLLLSITSNSQILNPVKWATSVVKLSDTEYELISTATIEPGWHLYSQAVPENGPIATTFTYDDSEGNFKTMGNTTEEAGHTVDDPVFEMKIKYFENTAVFKQKIELLKEVSTVTAFVEFMVCDDTRCLPPTEIDLVFNLSDKTPTGTERTPTETKVSKEGKGTDPASNKGLWSIFFIAFLSGFAALLTPCVFPMIPMTVSFFTKQSKTKAAGIKNAIIYGICIIVIYVLLGTAVTGIFGADALNALATNVWFNIIFFLLLVVFAVSFLGAFEIMLPNSWANKVDSQADRGGLIGIFFMALALAIVSFSCTGPIVGTLLVEAASKGGLAPIIGMLGFSLAIALPFALFAAFPGWLNSLPKSGGWLNTVKVVLGFLELALAFKFLSQADLVLQAHLLEREVFISIWIAIFGALAFYLFGKIKLPHDSPLTHISVGRLSLGLVVLSFTVYMIPGLWGAPLNLISAFPPPLEYSESPYGVGFSKMGTASVLENHEGLPDGGHLLAPHDILAFNDYDKGLAYAKKVGKPVMIDFTGWACVNCRKMEQNVWPKPEILNILKNEVVLISLYVDDKRPLEDHEIVESQLRPGKKLKYIGQKWSELQTVEYKANSQPFYVLMDHDEENLIDPVGYTPDVEEYHAWLKQGLSNF; from the coding sequence ATGAAAAGACTTTTATTGACACTAAGTGTTTTGTTGTTATCCATAACAAGCAATTCACAAATCCTTAATCCCGTAAAATGGGCGACTTCAGTAGTGAAATTATCAGACACGGAATATGAACTGATCTCTACGGCCACCATAGAACCTGGTTGGCATTTATATTCGCAAGCCGTACCTGAAAATGGCCCCATAGCGACAACATTTACGTATGATGATAGCGAAGGGAATTTTAAAACAATGGGAAATACTACAGAAGAAGCAGGGCATACCGTAGATGATCCCGTTTTTGAAATGAAGATCAAGTATTTCGAAAATACGGCCGTCTTCAAGCAAAAAATAGAACTGTTAAAAGAAGTAAGTACGGTTACGGCATTTGTGGAATTCATGGTCTGCGACGATACTAGGTGTTTGCCGCCAACAGAGATTGACCTCGTATTCAACCTATCCGATAAAACACCCACAGGAACAGAAAGAACACCAACAGAAACCAAGGTTTCAAAAGAAGGGAAAGGCACGGATCCAGCGTCAAACAAAGGGCTTTGGTCCATATTTTTTATAGCCTTTTTATCAGGCTTTGCAGCCTTGTTGACACCATGCGTGTTCCCCATGATCCCCATGACGGTAAGCTTCTTTACCAAGCAGAGCAAAACCAAAGCAGCAGGAATAAAAAACGCCATTATTTATGGCATCTGTATTATTGTAATCTATGTCCTGTTGGGAACGGCCGTCACAGGCATCTTCGGTGCCGATGCCCTGAATGCCCTAGCAACCAATGTATGGTTTAATATCATATTCTTTTTGTTATTGGTTGTTTTTGCAGTATCCTTTTTAGGAGCTTTTGAAATTATGCTGCCCAACTCTTGGGCAAATAAAGTGGATTCACAAGCAGACCGTGGCGGACTCATAGGCATCTTTTTTATGGCATTGGCATTGGCCATCGTGTCATTTTCCTGTACAGGACCCATTGTTGGTACCTTATTGGTGGAAGCAGCCTCCAAGGGCGGACTAGCGCCTATTATAGGGATGTTGGGTTTCTCATTAGCCATTGCGTTACCGTTTGCTTTGTTTGCCGCTTTTCCTGGATGGTTAAACTCGTTACCGAAATCTGGTGGTTGGCTAAATACCGTTAAGGTCGTACTCGGATTTTTAGAATTAGCCTTAGCGTTTAAGTTTTTATCACAAGCTGATTTAGTACTGCAAGCCCATTTGTTGGAACGTGAAGTTTTTATTTCAATATGGATCGCAATCTTCGGAGCCTTGGCCTTTTATCTATTTGGTAAAATAAAGCTCCCACATGATTCCCCATTGACCCATATTTCAGTGGGAAGATTAAGTTTGGGGTTAGTGGTGCTATCTTTCACGGTGTATATGATACCCGGTCTGTGGGGGGCGCCCCTCAATTTAATAAGTGCCTTCCCGCCACCACTTGAATATAGTGAATCCCCTTATGGCGTTGGCTTTTCCAAAATGGGCACCGCCTCTGTTCTGGAAAACCATGAAGGTTTGCCGGATGGTGGGCATTTGTTGGCTCCTCATGATATTTTGGCATTTAACGATTACGATAAAGGTTTGGCGTACGCCAAAAAAGTGGGTAAACCCGTTATGATAGATTTTACAGGTTGGGCCTGTGTGAATTGTAGAAAAATGGAACAGAACGTTTGGCCAAAACCGGAAATACTAAACATCCTGAAAAATGAAGTGGTGTTGATTTCATTATACGTGGACGATAAGCGCCCATTAGAAGACCACGAAATAGTCGAATCCCAATTGCGCCCTGGCAAAAAACTTAAATACATTGGGCAAAAGTGGAGTGAATTGCAAACAGTGGAATATAAAGCAAATTCACAACCTTTTTACGTCTTGATGGATCATGATGAAGAAAATTTGATAGACCCAGTGGGCTATACACCTGATGTAGAGGAATATCATGCTTGGTTAAAACAGGGATTGTCAAATTTTTAA
- a CDS encoding aminotransferase class V-fold PLP-dependent enzyme: MNFIKKENKNKKLEEFFQQFRKEIVGVDQEFESPYGRKKIIYADWTASGRLYRPIEEKLLNDIGPFVANTHTETSITGSVMTHAYHDARNIIKKHVNASKDDVLITVGTGMTGAINKFQRILGIKLNENLKDHTKVPVEKRPIIFVSHMEHHSNQTSWLETIAKVVVIPSNTNGLPCLESLESLLVEYGDVPIKIAAITGCSNVTGIRTNYHDIAKVMHQNNGLCFVDFACSAPYVEINMHPDDEEQYLDAITFSPHKFLGGPGTSGVLIFNKKLYKNLVPDNPGGGTVSYTNPWGDHDYIDDIETREDGGTPGFLQAIRIALSIQLKENMGIQNILDREHELNAIIFEHLTKIDNLKILAPDHTDRLGVFSFYIEGAHYNLIVKLLNDRFGVQTRGGCSCAGTYGHYLLNVDEPTSKSIEKKILEGCLMERPGWIRMSIHPTMTNAEVEFICHAIKEVAINFKDWEEDYSYNVIKNEFIHKSNVSVEKEITKSWF; the protein is encoded by the coding sequence ATGAATTTTATCAAAAAAGAAAATAAGAATAAAAAGTTGGAAGAATTCTTTCAACAGTTCAGAAAGGAAATCGTTGGTGTAGATCAAGAGTTTGAATCGCCTTACGGCAGAAAGAAAATTATCTATGCCGATTGGACAGCAAGTGGCCGATTGTACAGGCCCATTGAGGAAAAACTTCTAAACGATATCGGGCCATTTGTGGCCAACACGCACACCGAAACCTCAATTACAGGAAGTGTGATGACACATGCCTATCATGATGCAAGAAACATCATTAAAAAACACGTGAATGCATCAAAAGACGATGTGCTGATTACCGTTGGGACAGGTATGACTGGAGCCATTAATAAGTTTCAACGTATTCTTGGTATCAAGCTTAACGAAAATTTAAAGGACCATACAAAGGTTCCAGTAGAAAAGCGTCCCATTATTTTTGTTTCGCACATGGAGCACCACTCCAACCAAACCTCTTGGTTGGAAACCATTGCCAAAGTGGTTGTCATACCATCAAACACCAATGGTTTGCCATGTCTGGAAAGTCTGGAAAGTCTATTGGTAGAATACGGAGATGTACCAATAAAAATAGCGGCCATAACAGGCTGTTCCAATGTTACGGGCATCAGAACCAATTACCATGACATTGCAAAGGTAATGCATCAAAATAACGGGTTGTGCTTTGTGGATTTTGCCTGCTCAGCACCTTATGTGGAAATTAACATGCACCCAGATGATGAAGAGCAGTATTTGGATGCCATTACGTTTTCGCCACATAAGTTTTTGGGAGGGCCGGGCACTTCGGGCGTTTTGATTTTCAATAAAAAATTATATAAAAATCTGGTACCGGACAACCCGGGCGGAGGTACCGTAAGTTACACCAATCCTTGGGGCGACCATGACTATATTGATGATATAGAAACCCGTGAGGATGGAGGTACCCCTGGTTTTTTACAAGCAATTAGAATAGCACTTTCCATTCAGCTAAAAGAAAACATGGGCATTCAGAATATTTTGGATAGGGAACATGAGCTAAATGCTATTATTTTTGAACATTTAACTAAAATCGACAACCTTAAAATCCTAGCACCTGACCATACGGATAGGTTAGGGGTTTTTTCATTTTACATAGAAGGTGCACACTATAACCTAATAGTCAAATTGCTGAACGACCGTTTTGGTGTCCAGACCAGAGGTGGTTGTTCCTGTGCGGGAACCTATGGTCATTATCTGTTGAATGTAGACGAGCCTACTTCTAAATCTATCGAAAAGAAAATATTGGAAGGCTGTTTAATGGAGCGTCCGGGATGGATCCGTATGTCTATACACCCAACCATGACAAACGCTGAAGTCGAGTTTATTTGCCATGCCATAAAAGAGGTTGCAATAAATTTTAAAGATTGGGAAGAAGATTATAGTTATAATGTTATTAAGAATGAATTTATTCATAAAAGTAATGTTTCTGTTGAAAAAGAAATTACCAAAAGTTGGTTTTAA